From Ammospiza caudacuta isolate bAmmCau1 chromosome 23, bAmmCau1.pri, whole genome shotgun sequence, one genomic window encodes:
- the BTG4 gene encoding protein BTG4 → MKDEIAATVFFITKLVKREDRLSKHKMEKFAAKLTTLLFEKYKNHWYLDNPSRGQAFRCIRINRQRAREPLLEQACVQSDVAFELLGLPEEMTLWVDPFQVCCRYGERSRPFTVAHFGGEESPELPQQISLAVGRAALDYHSSSSSDEESFSREPRAIPTVSNPNSIYQFGDFCPAPWWQYLHRKPHVAEGSHLGRHRGYRSYRPTATFAGPRVDRYHWINTKR, encoded by the exons ATGAAAGATGAAATTGCTGCCACGGTTTTCTTCATCACCAAGCTGGTGAAGAGGGAGGACAGGCTGAGCAAGCACAAAATGGAGAAGTTTGCAGCCAAGCTGACCACGCTGCTGTTTGAGAAGTACAAAAATCACTGGTACCTGGACAACCCCTCCCGAGGCCAGGCCTTCAG gtgcaTCAGGATCAACAGGCAGCGGGCTCGGGAGCCGCTGCTGGAGCAGGCGTGCGTGCAGAGCGACGTGGCCTTcgagctgctggggctgcccgaGGAGATGACGCTGTGGGTGGATCCCTTccaggtgtgctgcag GTACGGCGAGAGGAGCCGGCCCTTCACCGTGGCGCACTTTGGTGGGGAGGAGAGCCCCGAGCTGCCGCAGCAGATCAGCCTGGCCgtgggcagggcagccctggactatcactccagcagctcctcggACGAGGAGAGCttcagcagggagcccagagccatCCCCACCGTCAGCAACCCCAACAGCATCTACCAG TTTGGCGACTTCTGCCCGGCTCCCTGGTGGCAGTACCTGCACAGGAAGCCCCACGTGGCCGAGGGCTCCCACCTTGGCCGGCACAGGGGCTACAGGAGCTACAGACCCACGGCCACCTTCGCTGGCCCCCGGGTGGACAGGTACCACTGGATCAACACCAAGAGGTAG